A window from Primulina huaijiensis isolate GDHJ02 chromosome 11, ASM1229523v2, whole genome shotgun sequence encodes these proteins:
- the LOC140987836 gene encoding uncharacterized protein encodes MLPTSSSAKGRSGAHARPNSVLPQYLRRIVKWQQMDIEYTFWQMLHLCTSPKVVYQHTKYHKQTKNQWARDDPAFVVIFSLLLSVATMGYCAAYDHSAGHAVFVVISVLLFHFLVTGTILATCFWLLTNNYLREEALNSHVVEQRVEWLYSFDVHLNSFFPMFVLLYVVHYFLSPLLLAHGFVPVLLSNLLFMVGSSYYHYLNYLGYDVLPFLERTTLFLYPIGIVLVLFPILILSGFNPSIYFMNMYFSQLH; translated from the exons ATGCTGCCCACATCTTCATCGGCGAAGGGGCGTTCGGGTGCTCATGCCCGACCCAATTCGGTCCTTCCCCAGTACCTCCGCAGAATAGTCAAG TGGCAACAAATGGATATTGAATATACTTTCTGGCAAATGCTTCATCTATGCACTTCACCAAAAGTTGT ATATCAACACACCAAATATCACAAGC AAACAAAGAACCAATGGGCACGTGATGATCCTGCATTTGTTGTGATATTTAGTCTCCTTTTGTCAGTTGCTACTATGGGTTACTGTGCTGC GTATGATCACAGCGCAGGACACGCTGTTTTTGTGGTTATTTCAGTATTGCTTTTCCATTTCCTTGTGACAGGCACAATTTTGGCTACTTGTTTTTG GCTCTTGACTAACAATTATCTTCGAGAAGAAGCTCTAAACAGTCATGTGGTGGAGCAACGGGTGGAATG GTTGTATTCTTTTGATGTACACCTCAACTCTTTCTTCCCTATGTTTGTGCTGCTATACg TTGTTCATTATTTTCTATCACCCCTTCTACTGGCTCATGGTTTTGTTCCGGTGTTACTATCTAATTTGCTCTTCATGGTGGGATCTTCCTACTACCATTACCTAAATTATTTGGGTTATGATG TATTACCCTTCTTGGAGAGGACCACGTTGTTCCTATATCCAATTGGCATCGTCCTTGTGCTCTTTCCCATCT TAATTTTGAGTGGATTCAATCCATCAATATATTTCATGAACATGTACTTTAGCCAATTGCACTAG
- the LOC140988289 gene encoding triacylglycerol lipase 1 isoform X1, translating into MDVTVALFTSLLLSAALTSAEEFSVDLNRRREPSTAGLCANVIQLLGFPCSEHTAQTKDGYILGLQRVASASGKKTGPPVLLIHGLFMGGDAWFMDSPSQSLGFILANRGFDVWVGNVRGTHWSHGHVSLLEKDKAYIYRHGFEFVKVCLFQKFWDWSWQELALYDLGEMIHYVYSITKSKVFVVGHSQGTIMSLAAFTQPDIVKMVEAAALLCPISYLEHITAPFVLRLVKMHLDEAILDIGIHELNFKSDWGTRIMDMMCDGHLDCDDMLTSITGKNCCFNSSRIDSYLEFEPHPSSSKNLHHLFQMIRKGTFSMYDYGIWKNLMRYNRLKPPVFDLSSIPNSLPIWMGYGGNDALADVADVQHTLKELGSKPNVLYLENYGHLDFLLSTKSKEDVYDSMVAFFSSLGTFSSY; encoded by the exons ATGGACGTTACTGTGGCGCTGTTCACTTCACTCCTCCTATCTGCCGCCCTCACTTCCGCTGAGGAGTTCTCTGTTGACTTAAACCGCCGGCGTGAGCCATCTACAGCTGGATTGTGTGCAAACGTTATCCAACTCTTGGGATTCCCTTGTTCAGAACACACT GCTCAAACAAAAGATGGATACATATTGGGTCTCCAGCGCGTTGCATCTGCTTCTGGAAAGAAAACAGGTCCTCCAGTTTTGCTTATTCACGGGCTTTTTATG GGTGGTGATGCGTGGTTCATGGACTCCCCAAGTCAATCGTTGGGTTTTATCCTTGCCAATCGTGGTTTTGATGTCTGGGTTGGTAATGTGCGTGGGACACACTGGAGTCATGGCCATGTGTCGTTACTGGAGAAAGATAAG GCATATATTTATCGCCATGGATTTGAATTTGTTAAGGTCTGTTTGTTTCAGAAATTTTGGGATTGGAGCTGGCAGGAGCTGGCTCTTTACGATCTGGGGGAAATGATTCATTATGTATATTCCATTACAAAGTCCAAAGTCTTTGTTGTTGGACACTCACAG GGAACAATTATGTCTCTCGCTGCCTTTACTCAACCAGATATTGTAAAAATGGTTGAAGCTGCTGCACTTCTTTGTCCAATATCATACTTGGAACACATCACTGCTCCATTTGTCCTTAGATTAGTTAAAATGCATCTTGACGAG gCAATTCTAGATATAGGCATTCATGAACTCAATTTCAAAAG TGACTGGGGCACTCGCATCATGGATATGATGTGTGATGGACACTTAGATTGTGATGATATGCTTACTTCTATTACAG GGAAGAATTGTTGCTTCAATAGCTCTCGGATTGATTCGTACCTTGAATTTGAACCTCATCCATCATCTTCCAAGAACTTGCACCATTTATTCCAGA TGATCCGTAAAGGAACTTTTTCAATGTACGACTATGGCATTTGGAAAAATCTGATGCGATACAACCGGTTAAAGCCACCAGTATTTGATCTGAGCTCCATACCCAACTCATTGCCAATCTGGATGGGCTATGGGGGAAATGATGCATTGGCAGATGTAGCTGATGTCCAGCACACCCTCAAGGAATTGGGATCGAAACCAAATGTGCTTTATCTTGAAAACTACGGCCATTTAGATTTCCTTTTGAGCACAAAATCTAAGGAAGACGTTTACGACAGTATGGTTGCATTTTTCAGCTCCCTAGGAACGTTCAGCAGTTATTGA
- the LOC140987716 gene encoding uncharacterized protein: MGIYLHKFSFLSSFLVLATLLHGISAFKYKVTNNAKNTPGGARFDSEIGVTFALKIMDDANIFIWKVFEQRTSADRHNVPVLNLFISDIPGPFIAYTNGDNINFSASAIQNFPPGKAGSRFHFTSVMYHEMTHIFQWSGNRTAPGGLTEGVADYIMVKSNIYDASTYLKPGSGSRWDEGYGVTERFLEYCDGLRKGFTVALNKKMRFSYSDNYFRDLLGKPLNQLWKDYKAKYGKFPV; the protein is encoded by the coding sequence ATGGGAATATACCTCCATAAATTCAGTTTTCTCTCCTCTTTTCTTGTTCTAGCGACCCTTCTACATGGCATTTCTGCATTCAAATACAAAGTCACAAACAACGCCAAGAACACTCCTGGCGGCGCCCGATTCGACTCAGAAATCGGTGTTACATTCGCCTTAAAAAtaatggatgatgccaacataTTCATATGGAAAGTCTTTGAACAACGCACTAGCGCTGACAGACACAACGTGCCCGTTTTAAATCTATTCATCTCAGATATTCCAGGTCCATTTATAGCCTATACAAATGGTGACAACATTAATTTTAGTGCTTCAGCCATACAAAACTTCCCTCCAGGAAAGGCAGGATCGAGATTCCATTTCACCTCAGTAATGTACCATGAAATGACACATATTTTCCAATGGTCCGGCAACAGGACCGCTCCCGGAGGACTGACCGAGGGAGTCGCGGATTATATCATGGTCAAATCGAACATCTACGATGCTTCTACGTATCTGAAACCCGGCTCGGGTTCGAGATGGGATGAAGGGTATGGTGTCACCGAGCGTTTTTTGGAGTATTGTGATGGTTTGAGAAAAGGGTTCACTGTGGCATTGAACAAGAAGATGAGATTTTCTTATAGTGATAATTATTTTAGGGATTTGTTGGGAAAACCTTTGAATCAGCTTTGGAAAGATTATAAGGCTAAGTATGGTAAATTTCCAGTCTAA
- the LOC140988289 gene encoding triacylglycerol lipase 1 isoform X3, producing MDVTVALFTSLLLSAALTSAEEFSVDLNRRREPSTAGLCANVIQLLGFPCSEHTGGDAWFMDSPSQSLGFILANRGFDVWVGNVRGTHWSHGHVSLLEKDKAYIYRHGFEFVKVCLFQKFWDWSWQELALYDLGEMIHYVYSITKSKVFVVGHSQGTIMSLAAFTQPDIVKMVEAAALLCPISYLEHITAPFVLRLVKMHLDEAILDIGIHELNFKSDWGTRIMDMMCDGHLDCDDMLTSITGKNCCFNSSRIDSYLEFEPHPSSSKNLHHLFQMIRKGTFSMYDYGIWKNLMRYNRLKPPVFDLSSIPNSLPIWMGYGGNDALADVADVQHTLKELGSKPNVLYLENYGHLDFLLSTKSKEDVYDSMVAFFSSLGTFSSY from the exons ATGGACGTTACTGTGGCGCTGTTCACTTCACTCCTCCTATCTGCCGCCCTCACTTCCGCTGAGGAGTTCTCTGTTGACTTAAACCGCCGGCGTGAGCCATCTACAGCTGGATTGTGTGCAAACGTTATCCAACTCTTGGGATTCCCTTGTTCAGAACACACT GGTGGTGATGCGTGGTTCATGGACTCCCCAAGTCAATCGTTGGGTTTTATCCTTGCCAATCGTGGTTTTGATGTCTGGGTTGGTAATGTGCGTGGGACACACTGGAGTCATGGCCATGTGTCGTTACTGGAGAAAGATAAG GCATATATTTATCGCCATGGATTTGAATTTGTTAAGGTCTGTTTGTTTCAGAAATTTTGGGATTGGAGCTGGCAGGAGCTGGCTCTTTACGATCTGGGGGAAATGATTCATTATGTATATTCCATTACAAAGTCCAAAGTCTTTGTTGTTGGACACTCACAG GGAACAATTATGTCTCTCGCTGCCTTTACTCAACCAGATATTGTAAAAATGGTTGAAGCTGCTGCACTTCTTTGTCCAATATCATACTTGGAACACATCACTGCTCCATTTGTCCTTAGATTAGTTAAAATGCATCTTGACGAG gCAATTCTAGATATAGGCATTCATGAACTCAATTTCAAAAG TGACTGGGGCACTCGCATCATGGATATGATGTGTGATGGACACTTAGATTGTGATGATATGCTTACTTCTATTACAG GGAAGAATTGTTGCTTCAATAGCTCTCGGATTGATTCGTACCTTGAATTTGAACCTCATCCATCATCTTCCAAGAACTTGCACCATTTATTCCAGA TGATCCGTAAAGGAACTTTTTCAATGTACGACTATGGCATTTGGAAAAATCTGATGCGATACAACCGGTTAAAGCCACCAGTATTTGATCTGAGCTCCATACCCAACTCATTGCCAATCTGGATGGGCTATGGGGGAAATGATGCATTGGCAGATGTAGCTGATGTCCAGCACACCCTCAAGGAATTGGGATCGAAACCAAATGTGCTTTATCTTGAAAACTACGGCCATTTAGATTTCCTTTTGAGCACAAAATCTAAGGAAGACGTTTACGACAGTATGGTTGCATTTTTCAGCTCCCTAGGAACGTTCAGCAGTTATTGA
- the LOC140988289 gene encoding triacylglycerol lipase 1 isoform X2: MDVTVALFTSLLLSAALTSAEEFSVDLNRRREPSTAGLCANVIQLLGFPCSEHTAQTKDGYILGLQRVASASGKKTGPPVLLIHGLFMGGDAWFMDSPSQSLGFILANRGFDVWVGNVRGTHWSHGHVSLLEKDKKFWDWSWQELALYDLGEMIHYVYSITKSKVFVVGHSQGTIMSLAAFTQPDIVKMVEAAALLCPISYLEHITAPFVLRLVKMHLDEAILDIGIHELNFKSDWGTRIMDMMCDGHLDCDDMLTSITGKNCCFNSSRIDSYLEFEPHPSSSKNLHHLFQMIRKGTFSMYDYGIWKNLMRYNRLKPPVFDLSSIPNSLPIWMGYGGNDALADVADVQHTLKELGSKPNVLYLENYGHLDFLLSTKSKEDVYDSMVAFFSSLGTFSSY, translated from the exons ATGGACGTTACTGTGGCGCTGTTCACTTCACTCCTCCTATCTGCCGCCCTCACTTCCGCTGAGGAGTTCTCTGTTGACTTAAACCGCCGGCGTGAGCCATCTACAGCTGGATTGTGTGCAAACGTTATCCAACTCTTGGGATTCCCTTGTTCAGAACACACT GCTCAAACAAAAGATGGATACATATTGGGTCTCCAGCGCGTTGCATCTGCTTCTGGAAAGAAAACAGGTCCTCCAGTTTTGCTTATTCACGGGCTTTTTATG GGTGGTGATGCGTGGTTCATGGACTCCCCAAGTCAATCGTTGGGTTTTATCCTTGCCAATCGTGGTTTTGATGTCTGGGTTGGTAATGTGCGTGGGACACACTGGAGTCATGGCCATGTGTCGTTACTGGAGAAAGATAAG AAATTTTGGGATTGGAGCTGGCAGGAGCTGGCTCTTTACGATCTGGGGGAAATGATTCATTATGTATATTCCATTACAAAGTCCAAAGTCTTTGTTGTTGGACACTCACAG GGAACAATTATGTCTCTCGCTGCCTTTACTCAACCAGATATTGTAAAAATGGTTGAAGCTGCTGCACTTCTTTGTCCAATATCATACTTGGAACACATCACTGCTCCATTTGTCCTTAGATTAGTTAAAATGCATCTTGACGAG gCAATTCTAGATATAGGCATTCATGAACTCAATTTCAAAAG TGACTGGGGCACTCGCATCATGGATATGATGTGTGATGGACACTTAGATTGTGATGATATGCTTACTTCTATTACAG GGAAGAATTGTTGCTTCAATAGCTCTCGGATTGATTCGTACCTTGAATTTGAACCTCATCCATCATCTTCCAAGAACTTGCACCATTTATTCCAGA TGATCCGTAAAGGAACTTTTTCAATGTACGACTATGGCATTTGGAAAAATCTGATGCGATACAACCGGTTAAAGCCACCAGTATTTGATCTGAGCTCCATACCCAACTCATTGCCAATCTGGATGGGCTATGGGGGAAATGATGCATTGGCAGATGTAGCTGATGTCCAGCACACCCTCAAGGAATTGGGATCGAAACCAAATGTGCTTTATCTTGAAAACTACGGCCATTTAGATTTCCTTTTGAGCACAAAATCTAAGGAAGACGTTTACGACAGTATGGTTGCATTTTTCAGCTCCCTAGGAACGTTCAGCAGTTATTGA